One region of Plasmodium cynomolgi strain B DNA, scaffold: 0726, whole genome shotgun sequence genomic DNA includes:
- a CDS encoding hypothetical protein (putative): MNLLFYEEPLNIIKLENFQEEIGIIKSILEKKNDSINSCKRYVCECYKIYMEMNERHCLNEDLTNSKVKSTCDKLIEFVLSYMADLFGKDGVKYNIPSFPSSNIQYVNKCELTLNSEVPISTYQESSVNPKKSIVTGTLGTMAGVSSVMALLYKVITNFYLNM, translated from the exons atgaatTTGCTCTTC TATGAAGAACCgttaaacataataaaattagaaaattttcaagAAGAAATAGGCATTATTAAAAGTAtcttggagaaaaaaaatgattcaatTAATTCTTGTAAAAGGTATGTCTGTGAATgctataaaatttatatggaAATGAATGAGAGACATTGTCTCAATGAAGATTTAACTAATAGTAAGGTAAAAAGTACTTGTGATAAATTGATTGAATTTGTGTTATCATACATGGCAGATCTTTTTGGCAAAGACGgagtaaaatataatataccaTCATTTCCGTCTAGTAATATTCAATATGTTAACAAATGTGAATTAACCTTAAACAGCGAAGTGCCAATTTCCACTTACCAGGAGAGTTCCGTTAATCCTAAAAAAAGTATTGTAACAGGTACTCTTGGTACAATGGCTGGAGTATCTTCCGTAATGgcgttattatataaggttatcacaaatttttatttaaatatgtga